From one Conexibacter woesei Iso977N genomic stretch:
- a CDS encoding SDR family NAD(P)-dependent oxidoreductase, with amino-acid sequence MSSVNGRTAVITGAGSGIGQATARRLARHGCPVALADWNEDGLEETAASISGPVMTKKLDVRDRQGVMAFAASVKEWAPQPLGLVFNNAGVTVLQGVADASPEDDQWVLDVNFHGVVNGVTSFLPILLEQRSGVIVNTSSVFGLVGFPHQSAYCASKFAVRGYTEALRHELRGTGVRAAVVHPGGVKTNIVSNARFRADFRGDHQDVESAAREFATIARTSPERAAKIIHEGVEKQRSRIRVGPDAVALDLLVRFAPSRYYDIVERLEGLVRRG; translated from the coding sequence ATGAGCAGCGTCAACGGCCGCACGGCCGTCATCACCGGGGCCGGGTCGGGCATCGGCCAGGCCACTGCGCGGCGGCTGGCCAGGCATGGCTGCCCGGTCGCGCTGGCCGACTGGAACGAGGACGGGCTGGAGGAGACGGCCGCCTCGATCTCCGGGCCGGTCATGACCAAGAAGCTGGACGTCCGCGACCGCCAGGGCGTGATGGCCTTCGCGGCCTCCGTCAAGGAGTGGGCGCCGCAGCCGCTCGGCCTCGTCTTCAACAACGCCGGCGTGACCGTGCTGCAGGGCGTCGCCGACGCCTCGCCCGAGGACGACCAGTGGGTGCTGGACGTCAACTTCCACGGCGTCGTCAACGGCGTGACGTCGTTCCTGCCGATCCTGCTGGAGCAGAGGTCGGGCGTGATCGTCAACACCTCGTCGGTCTTCGGACTGGTCGGCTTCCCGCATCAGTCGGCGTACTGCGCGTCGAAGTTCGCGGTCCGCGGCTACACCGAGGCGCTGCGCCACGAGCTCAGGGGCACCGGCGTCCGCGCGGCGGTCGTGCATCCCGGCGGCGTCAAGACCAACATCGTGTCCAACGCCCGCTTCCGCGCGGACTTCCGCGGCGACCACCAGGACGTCGAGAGCGCCGCGCGCGAGTTCGCGACGATCGCGCGTACGTCGCCGGAGCGCGCGGCGAAGATCATCCACGAGGGCGTCGAGAAGCAGAGGTCGCGGATCCGCGTGGGTCCCGACGCGGTCGCCCTGGACCTGCTGGTGCGGTTCGCGCCGAGCAGGTACTACGACATCGTCGAGCGCCTGGAAGGGCTCGTCAGGAGAGGATGA